One part of the Rutidosis leptorrhynchoides isolate AG116_Rl617_1_P2 chromosome 1, CSIRO_AGI_Rlap_v1, whole genome shotgun sequence genome encodes these proteins:
- the LOC139856499 gene encoding uncharacterized protein isoform X2 translates to MKGNLVDESVLDENIESPNVEKVPLKDEDRNSWLEFKKLAEGMPEVTIINHKTLTTCWEFINVDHPFVSVVRDFATNAFNEVVHMYGRYRKSNSMTHSEVISCKYINMHNNYYFNMTMEAIEEGVLEVYEIIVACDLINGSTTLVKKNSVHSTPPTGKIAMLLHHLSSLKSEYKTWKAEKKDTEIKLGRARKSMKKGTDNQKAATKLINLKKRHKAIKGKCNLLYREIESQIPEGWSKRSDPRDIVSRGWWTKSDTYRTGLIENGWVYNYQVRSMAFPLYALFW, encoded by the exons ATGAAAG GTAATCTTGTTGATGAATCTGTCTTGGATGAGAACATCGAGTCTCCAAATGTCGAGAAAGTTCCCTTGAAAGATGAGGACCGCAATAGTTGGCTCGAGTTTAAAAAGCTCGCTGAGGGGATG CCTGAAGTTACCATAATAAATCATAAAACGTTGACGACTTGCTGGGAATTTATTAATGTTGATCATCCTTTTGTATCTGTTGTACGTGATTTCGCCACTAACGCTTTCAACGAGGTCGTCCATATG tacgGTAGGTACAGGAAAAGCAACAGCATGACTCATTCTGAGGTTATAAGCTGCAAATACATAAATATGCACAACAACTATTATTTCAACATGACGATGGAAGCAATTGAAGAAGGTGTTTTGGAGGTGTATGAAATCATAGTTGCGTGTGATCTTATAAATGGTAGCACAACATTGGTCAAAAAAAATTCTGTTCACTCTACACCACCAACTG GTAAGATAGCAATGTTGTTGCATCATCTGAGTAGCCTGAAATCCGAATATAAAACTTGGAAAG CTGAGAAGAAAGACACAGAGATTAAACTGGGAAGGGCACGCAAATCCATGAAAAAAG GTACGGACAATCAGAAAGCTGCAACGAAGTTGATTAACCTCAAAAAAAGGCACAAAGCTATAAAAG GTAAATGCAACCTGCTTTATCGTGAGATTGAGTCGCAAATACCAGAAGGTTGGAGCAAAAGGAGTGATCCAAGAG ACATAGTTAGCCGTGGTTGGTGGACCAAATCTGACACTTATAGAACCGGTT
- the LOC139856499 gene encoding uncharacterized protein isoform X1, with the protein MKVCSTTKKIKGVDNQGNLVDESVLDENIESPNVEKVPLKDEDRNSWLEFKKLAEGMPEVTIINHKTLTTCWEFINVDHPFVSVVRDFATNAFNEVVHMYGRYRKSNSMTHSEVISCKYINMHNNYYFNMTMEAIEEGVLEVYEIIVACDLINGSTTLVKKNSVHSTPPTGKIAMLLHHLSSLKSEYKTWKAEKKDTEIKLGRARKSMKKGTDNQKAATKLINLKKRHKAIKGKCNLLYREIESQIPEGWSKRSDPRDIVSRGWWTKSDTYRTGLIENGWVYNYQVRSMAFPLYALFW; encoded by the exons ATGAAAG TATGTTCAACTACGAAGAAAATCAAGGGGGTAGATAACCAGG GTAATCTTGTTGATGAATCTGTCTTGGATGAGAACATCGAGTCTCCAAATGTCGAGAAAGTTCCCTTGAAAGATGAGGACCGCAATAGTTGGCTCGAGTTTAAAAAGCTCGCTGAGGGGATG CCTGAAGTTACCATAATAAATCATAAAACGTTGACGACTTGCTGGGAATTTATTAATGTTGATCATCCTTTTGTATCTGTTGTACGTGATTTCGCCACTAACGCTTTCAACGAGGTCGTCCATATG tacgGTAGGTACAGGAAAAGCAACAGCATGACTCATTCTGAGGTTATAAGCTGCAAATACATAAATATGCACAACAACTATTATTTCAACATGACGATGGAAGCAATTGAAGAAGGTGTTTTGGAGGTGTATGAAATCATAGTTGCGTGTGATCTTATAAATGGTAGCACAACATTGGTCAAAAAAAATTCTGTTCACTCTACACCACCAACTG GTAAGATAGCAATGTTGTTGCATCATCTGAGTAGCCTGAAATCCGAATATAAAACTTGGAAAG CTGAGAAGAAAGACACAGAGATTAAACTGGGAAGGGCACGCAAATCCATGAAAAAAG GTACGGACAATCAGAAAGCTGCAACGAAGTTGATTAACCTCAAAAAAAGGCACAAAGCTATAAAAG GTAAATGCAACCTGCTTTATCGTGAGATTGAGTCGCAAATACCAGAAGGTTGGAGCAAAAGGAGTGATCCAAGAG ACATAGTTAGCCGTGGTTGGTGGACCAAATCTGACACTTATAGAACCGGTT